The following DNA comes from Rhodanobacter sp. AS-Z3.
TGTGCTCACCGCGTTGGAGCGCAAGCAATCCAAGGCGGAGCTGGAACAGCGCGTGCAATTGCGCACCGTGCAACTGGCCGAAGCCAATCGCGGGCTGCAACTCGAAGTGGTCGAGCGGCAACGCGCCGAGCATCTGCAGGGCGCACTGTTTCGGATAGCCGAGCTGGCCACCGCGGATATCGACCAGGCCGAGTTCTACCGGCGCGTGCATGGGGTGGTCGGCGAGCTGCTGAACGCGGAAAATTACTTCATTGCCTTGTTGTCCGAGGATCGCCTGCGACTCACTTTCCCTTATTCAGTGGATGCAGTGCTGCCCCCGCCGGCCGAGCGTCCATTGGGCCGTGGCCTGAGCGAATACGTCTTGCGTCAAGGTGCTGCCGTGCGCTTCGGTAATGCGCAAATCGAGGAGCTTGAGCGCCTCGGCGAAGTGGCGCCCGGCCGGATGGGTTCGCCGGCGTCGAGCTGGCTGGGCGTGCCGTTGATTGTCGGTGACGAAGTGATCGGGCTGGTCACCGTGCAGAGCTATAACTCGGACGTGGTGTACGACGCGGCCGACCAGGAACTGCTCAGCTTCGTGGCCTCGCAAATCGCCAACAGCCTCACCCGCCGTCGTGCCGCCGAATCCCTGAAGCGTGCCTATGAAGAACTGGAACATCGGGTGGAGGAGCGCACTCAGGCCTTGCGCAAGGAGATCCTCGAGCGTGAACGCATCCAGGAGCAACTGCGCCATCAGGTGATGCACGATGCACTGACGGGTCTGCCTAATCGCAGCTATCTGCGTGAGCGGATCGATCGCGCGCTGGCGCTGATCCGCGACCATCCGGAGCAGCGCTGTGCACTGCTTTACCTCGACGTGGACCGTTTCAAGATCATCAACGACAGCCTTGGCCACCTCGCTGGCGACGTGGTCCTGAAGGAAGTGGCCAACCGACTGGGCAGCTGTGTGCGTCATCCCGACCTGGTGGCACGATTGTCCGGTGATGAATTCGCGATACTGCTGGAAGACGAGGGCCTGCCGTCCATGGCGGCGGTGGTGGCGCAGCGGGTGCTGGATGCGTTTGGCCTGCCCATGCTGGTCTCCGGCAAGGAGTTGCAGGTAACCGCCAGCATTGGCATTGCGCTGGGCGACGATCACTACGCCAGTGCTGACGAGGTGCTGCGCGACGCAGACGTCGCGCTGTACCGGGCCAAGGCACTGGGTCGCAAGCGCTACGCGATGTTCGACGAGAACCTGGCGAAGAACGTGATCGACGTGCTGGCGATGGAAGGCGAATTGCGCCAGGCACTGCGGAACGATCAGTTCGAGCCGTATTTTCAGCCCATCTGTGCGCTGGACGGCAGCGACCGTGTACTGGGTTACGAGGCGTTGATCCGCTGGAACCATCCCGCGCGGGGCGTGGTGTTGCCGGGCGACTTCCTGAAGATTGCCGAGGACAGCGGCATGATCGAGGCGATCGATTGGCGCATGTTCGAGCTCAGTTGTCAGCGCCTGCCGCAGCACGATCCCGGCGACACCTTCATGACGATCAACGTCGCTGCATACCACCTGCGGCACGTGGATTTCGACCGCCGGTTGGTAGAGATGCTGGAACGCACCGGTCTGCCGGCGTCGCGACTGGTGGTGGAGGTCACCGAAGGTGCGTTGCTGGACGATCCCGACCATGTGCGGGCCATGCTGGATCGCCTGCGGCTGATCGGCGTGGGCGCCGCGCTCGATGATTTCGGCACCGGCTACTCATCGCTGAGCTATCTGCATTCGCTGCCGTTGCGCATCCTGAAGATTGACCGCGCCTTCGTGCATGAGCTGGACAAGGGCGCGAACACCTCGGGCACCACGGTGGTGGCAGCCATTCTGGCATTGGCGCGCGCCTTGAATATCCAAGTGATTGCGGAAGGCATCGAGACGCGGATTCAGCGTGCCGCTCTGATCGCGATGGGTTGCGAAATGGGTCAGGGTTATCTGCTGGGCCGTCCGGCGCCTGCGACCCAGGCGCCGACGCTTGATATTGCCGGCTGAGTTGCGCGGGTCAGCTGCCGGCGATGATCTGCCGCAACGCTTGTTCGAACGCCTCCGGCGGCTGACCGCCTGAAATCAGGTGCTGTCCGTTGATAATCGTCGCCGGTACCGAATGGATGCCGCGCGCAGTGAAGAACTCTTCTTGCGCACGTACTTCATCGGCATACTCACTGCCGGCGAGAATCTGTGCGGCGCGCTCGCCATCCAGCCCCGCTTCGATGGCCAGCCGCTGCAAGGTGCCGTGTGCGCTGACGTCCTCACCATCAGTGAAGTAGGCGCGCAGCAGAATCTGTTTCAGCGGTAGTTGGCGACCTTCAAGCCCGGCCCAGTGCAGCAGGCGGTGCGCATCGAACGTGTTGGAGACGCGGCTGCGCCGATCCATGTTGAAAACGAAGCCCAGCGCTGCACCGCGTTCGCGTATCGCTGCGCGGTTGGCGTCGATCTGCTCGGCATTGCTGCCGTACTTGCGCACCAGATGCTCGGTGGAGTCCTCACCTTCCGCAGCCATCTGCGGGTTCAGCTCGAATGGCTGGAAGTGAATCCTGGCGCTGACCTCGCCGTCCAGCTTCGCCAATGCCTGCTGCAGCGAAGCCAGCCCCACCGCGCACCACGGACAGGAAACGTCGGAGACGAAGTCGATGCGAAGGGGAGTAGAAGAGTTCATGGCGCGACCTGTGATGTGAGTGATACAGATGCAGGTTTGGGTGGATCAAGCCCGCTTCAAGTCAAGCTGCGCTGGTTTTGCGGTCGTCATGGTCATGTCGCACGCGACGAGCGGGCATCGAGCTGCACCTGAGCGCGAGCTGATGGCGCAGCATTGCAACGAAAGTTGCATGGCTTCAACAGGGGGACCAGAAAGCAGTTATGCGACGGTGGCAGTCGAGATTAATTGCGTGCAAGGCGTTGCCGCGCAGGTCTCGCCAGAGGGGCGGCAATATAGCCTACTCATGCATCATGGGTAGTACCCCAGATCTGCTTGAAAGCCATCCCGCTGATGCCACATTCCGCGATTCGGTTCTCAAGCTCCGACTTTGCTGCTTCATTGACGTAAATGCTTGAGCGGACGGCTGGATCTTTGAATACCACGGCCTGCGCAGGGATCGCGGATTCGTTGAATGCAGGCGTCTTGACGAACCCTCCAGGCACTACCTCCGACCGATCAAGATCCACGCTGGCGATGATATGGGTGACGTTGTAGTAATACTCGACCTCACCCAACACGTCGACTTCAAGTAGTTGACCGAACTGCGCCAGGAAGTCCCCTAGCGCCTTGCGCGACTTGCCATTGAGCACCATGCACCCAGGCCGGAAGGGGCTTATGTCAGCACGTGGCTTTTGCTTCTTCCGTTTCTTGTCCACGGATGGTTGCAACTTGGGACACTGGTCCCAGTGCATGGGTGATCCGTCATCACTGAACTGATCCCAAAAATGCAAATTGAGTCGATCCGCTTCCGTCACCACCAGCATGGATACCTGGCCGATCAAGTCGTTAG
Coding sequences within:
- a CDS encoding EAL domain-containing protein; translated protein: MTKKVDPAAAPPPDATLQLAWLARLTAAETANDMAAAIVALVQAVDGCRTATVLWGLDDETSRHQVPAVPLDAADWSWLTSTHHEQGPHWHPDGQRVALPLCRKPERALLLLAVQAGVDGEALIDQLAVPLQLASQQLQRALEWAELQHSHQQLARSESLQRALFAISDLAGSERDMPSMLRGIHAIFSTLMYAENLFIVQRNVEQNTIRFLYFVDVESGPLFEIDRDMPMEALDGTLTWQVIHHGRALRGDADELRQQASGPVALIGADSYDWLGVPMLRDGQAHGALVVQSYRQDVGYTEEDQALLQFVGTHVLTALERKQSKAELEQRVQLRTVQLAEANRGLQLEVVERQRAEHLQGALFRIAELATADIDQAEFYRRVHGVVGELLNAENYFIALLSEDRLRLTFPYSVDAVLPPPAERPLGRGLSEYVLRQGAAVRFGNAQIEELERLGEVAPGRMGSPASSWLGVPLIVGDEVIGLVTVQSYNSDVVYDAADQELLSFVASQIANSLTRRRAAESLKRAYEELEHRVEERTQALRKEILERERIQEQLRHQVMHDALTGLPNRSYLRERIDRALALIRDHPEQRCALLYLDVDRFKIINDSLGHLAGDVVLKEVANRLGSCVRHPDLVARLSGDEFAILLEDEGLPSMAAVVAQRVLDAFGLPMLVSGKELQVTASIGIALGDDHYASADEVLRDADVALYRAKALGRKRYAMFDENLAKNVIDVLAMEGELRQALRNDQFEPYFQPICALDGSDRVLGYEALIRWNHPARGVVLPGDFLKIAEDSGMIEAIDWRMFELSCQRLPQHDPGDTFMTINVAAYHLRHVDFDRRLVEMLERTGLPASRLVVEVTEGALLDDPDHVRAMLDRLRLIGVGAALDDFGTGYSSLSYLHSLPLRILKIDRAFVHELDKGANTSGTTVVAAILALARALNIQVIAEGIETRIQRAALIAMGCEMGQGYLLGRPAPATQAPTLDIAG
- a CDS encoding DsbA family oxidoreductase — protein: MNSSTPLRIDFVSDVSCPWCAVGLASLQQALAKLDGEVSARIHFQPFELNPQMAAEGEDSTEHLVRKYGSNAEQIDANRAAIRERGAALGFVFNMDRRSRVSNTFDAHRLLHWAGLEGRQLPLKQILLRAYFTDGEDVSAHGTLQRLAIEAGLDGERAAQILAGSEYADEVRAQEEFFTARGIHSVPATIINGQHLISGGQPPEAFEQALRQIIAGS